The genomic segment TGTGCGCATGGCACCTGGAGCCGACAACACGTGGCAGCGAGCCAGCCGTTTTTGTCGGACGCCCTGGGCCGTCAGttggttttgctttctttgttttactcCATTAAGGCAATCAACAACTTAAATAGAGTAAAAAGTTTTCTGTCGGTCTTAGTTTCTGGGGGGCGGGCAGTGGTACAGGAGGAGTAAGATGAGGGACAATAAAACCACACACTGTCCACGAATCATTTCAGCCACAACACAGCCCCCTCCCTGCGGACACGACCCTGACTGAGAGAAAACCGCATCGGCACCCGGCTGCTCCGCACACCGAGGCTGCTAACTGCACCTTCCCTCAGCCGCGGTGCGTCTCTTTGTAAGCAAGCGTGTTAGACAATTCTGCGTCACTTTCCACACCCCACTGTTCTGAACACACTCATTCTGTGCGCGGCGGCCACCACTCTCTGTTAGAACTGCAAGATGAACAAAAGCCACGTGCACGGCCAACTACCTGGCCCGCCAAGGACAGGGGACCAGAGGCCCCCAGGGGGCGCTCCTCACCTCAGGTTGCTCTCGTCCATGCACAGCATGTAATCGAAGGTGGTGAAGTCTTCTCTCGTCACCTGCAATCGAGCGAGAGGTCGAACAATGTTTGCATTTATACCAATCGAGCCTAGAGGATAAACAGCAGTAcgaaacaataaaaaacatttcttaaaggcTGTATTAGAACCTGTTACTCAAAAGCTAGCATTAGggtactttaaaatgaaaagacttaaCCTCTCTCCTGAAGCTGCACTGCAAGGAACTTCTACGTGATAAAGTCCCTGGAGTGCCATGGAGCAGTGTGATACGGGGACTCAAAGTGCATTCTTCATCTTCAATCTCCCAGTGACAGTGTGAAGCTCAGTTAACATGTTAAACCGTCGCACACGAACGTTAGTGAAAACACAATGACTCAAAGTCCACGGGACACGGAGAAAGCAATACTACGCGGAAATTTCGTGGCGTTCCGGGCCTTCctcaggaaggaactgaagtctCACACAAATAGGCTGACCCTACTCCCAAAGAGTAGAAAGAACCAGGCCCAATGTGAGCggaaggagggaaataataaagaccagggcagaaataaaagaaatgggactaaaaaataatagaaaacatcaataaaactaagagctggttctttgaaaagatatacaaaattgataaacctttagccaaattcatcaagaataaaagagcaaagacccaaataaattaaatcaaatggaagaggaaaagtaacaacGGTCTCCAACAACGATATGGAAACAAATTAGACAATCTGGAGGAAATGGAcgaattcctagaaacacacgatcttccaaaactcaatcaggaaaaagcagaaaatctgaacagacagaCTACTAGCAACAAAATCGAAGCATTAATCAAAAacacccaacacacaaaagccctggactgggggCTTCACGGGTGAATTTTACCGAACATTCCAAGAACAACTAACAACCACCCTTCTGAAACCACCGTGAacaattcaagaggagggaaggccgTCCTTTCCTTTAACAAGGTCAGCATTACCCTAAGTCCAAAACGAGACAGAAACGTCACCAAAAGAGGGAGATTATAGGCCAACATCTCTGATGAATattgatgcaaaaatcctcaacaaaatattagcaaaccaaatccggcaacacattaaaaagagtCCACACCACAATCAAGCAGGATTCATTCCAGGACGCAAGGTTGGTACAAtgtctgcaaatcaataaaggtgactcaccacattaacaaagtgaaggataaaaatcacacgATCTCaccaatggatgcagaaaaaccaTCTAACCAAATCCAGCACCCTTTATGTAAGGACTCGCAGTGAAGTGGGAACAGGGGAGACGCATGTGACAGACCGACAGCCGGCGTCATGCCCAGCAGCAAAAACCGCCAGCGTTCCGCCAAAGACTGGAAACAAGGTGTCTGCTTCCACCTCTCGTACTCAACACGGCGCTGGAGTCCGAGCCGCAGCGTCGGACACAAGGAGGAAACAAACGGCACCCGAACTGGAAGGGAAACTCACTATGTGCAGATGACACGACACTGTGCgtagagaaccccaaagactcCACCAACACACGACTGGAGCGGACAACGGACTCAGTGAGGCGCAGGCTATGAAAGCAACGGTCCAGACTTGGTTGTACTTTTACAGATCGGTAACAGACCACCAGAACGACAAGCTAGGAAAACAGCCCCACTTACAAGTGCACACacgagtgtgtgcgtgtgtgtgtatagacaCACATTTATTCATACGCACGTGAGTAAATTTAACTGTGGGGTGAAGACCGGCACCTGGAAACGAATACGTTGCTGAGAGAGACTGAAGACACAACCACAGGAAATCGCATGCCGTCCCCATGAACTGCAAGAGCTGACGCTGTTCAAGTCAACCCGTACGCTCAGCCCTACCGAACTAccagtggcatttttcacagaactagagcaaataaCCCTAAAATTACCACGGAACACCCAGGGGTCCCAAAAGccacagcagtcttgagaaagaacaaagctggaggactcATGCTGCCTGGCACCAAGGacactacaaggccacagtaaccAAAACGGCATGGCGCTGGCATGAACACAGACACCCTGACCAATGGAGCagaacggagagcccagaaatgaaccctcGCCCGCAGGGTCAGTCGGTTCTGCACAGGGCGGGCAGGCACACAGGAGGGGTAAAGACAGTCGGTGAACGGTGCTGGGAGACCAGGAGACAGACCACCTTCTCATTCCACACCCGAGAACAAACTCAAAACAGACTGAAGACTCAAATCCCCTGTCAGGTGTGCAGGGTGGCCATCCCAGGCGGCCTCTGGAGGAGGGGCGGTGAGTGCGGGCTGTACAGCGTCCTGAGCCCACGCGGACCACCCGTCCACCTGTCTGAGAAGTTTACTCAAGAGGAAAGTAAACATCTCCCCAGGGCGCCGGGGTGTGCGACCGCCGTCCCTCAGGAACAGCAACCGCGCCCGTCACAGAGGAAGGGGCACCGGCATGCCCTCTGTCCATCCCCCCGCCCTTGGAGGGAGAGCCCTGGGAAAACGTGAGAAGCCGAACACGACAGTGCCCGAGGCGCAGGAACTGGCAAAGACCAGGGAGCACCTGCAGACTCGAGCGAGGGTCTGGAATTGAAGACCTGCTGTGACCCCGCTTTCTGAGACATGTCTGACTAGTACTTGAAGTctaaaaaatggagaaatcatTCTTAAAAGCAACAGGAAcggaaaaaggcaaaaaagaagaGTATTTGGAAATACCACTTCTAAAACTGGAAATTACCAGTGTTCCTATAAAAAAAGTTTCTAGCTTTGATGTTTTTGCGGCATGCATATTTGAAATACTTCCTCTGCATCCATTCTTAGTGTATAACAGTGTATGAGAAACCATCGTAGCTCGGtgaaagtagaaaatatgaaagtatGAGTTCTCATAATTCTGAAGAACTCAAAATACTGGTATATCTGCATTCTTTGTAAAATACAAAGGAGCAACTGGCAAGGTGTGCAAAGGCTCGATGAGATCAGAAAGACAAATGATAAAATGTTCAATCTTGTGTCCAAGGAAAACCCCACTGAGGAAAGGCCAGGTCCTTAAGGGTGTaacttaaataataaattattgataTGCAGTCGATGACATCGCCAGAAACGGGAAGTTCACAGATCTCGGAGCGAAGTTATCGAAGCCCAAAATAATGTCTCACTGATCTCTGAGACATCAGTAATGTATCAGAAGTGTTCCTCAGAAAACTTTGTTGTGTGAATTTTCTGGCTCACACTCTGatgttttcattaaaacaaaGCGATTATCAAACCTCAGCTCTACCACTTGAAGCTGGGTGATTTTTGGTAAGCCGTGAATTTTCTCTCCAGAACTCAGTTTCTGGACCTGCAAAAAGGGTTTACCACCTACCCCCTCCCCTAATGAGTGATGGAGAGGGTACAAATTAAGACGACAACGCTGGCAAAGCCATCTGAAAAGCTTTCGAAGACGGAGTGTGGCAGAGCGGGCAGTCCCGACCCAGACACAAACACTGACTCACAGCTCCCACTCTGCCGTCCACGCTGCTTAGCGGGGAACTTATCTGGCCCCCGCAGTCCAGTGCGGTGCCACCAACCCCAGGTGGTGGCTGAAATCAGTTACAGCTTGAAACCCAGTCCCTGTGTCGCACTGGCATTATGTCAGGCAAGCAGCAGCCTCCCTGCAGGGGCAGACACagacccccttccccaccagcaAAGGCCCCACCGAGCACGCCCAAAGCCCCGGCGCCGCCTGCCGGCTGTGCGCCCACGGCAACGCGGCCCTCAGATGCAAAGGGCCTGGCAGGCGCCGCAGGCCTTTACCCCAGCAACACACTGCGACGCAGGCGAGGGCCACAGGGGCTCAGGCGTCCGGAAGCCTGACGGAAATGAGGAAGAGCCCGCAGCTCAgggcgccccgcccccacccagggcTCTCTGCGTGACAAATCACTCAAGTCAGTGCCAAGACCCAACGGCCTGGGGAACCGGAAGTGAGGCGGACTGGGAGCGCCGTGGCCACTAAGCTGACCATGAGCACACTCACGCACGAACAGCAAAGTCTGTTCAGAGCGGCCTCTCAGAGCCTCTAGCGTCAGACTCTGCGTCGCAGAGATTAAACAAGGTGAGTTCTACCTGTCTGGCTCTGTGGGCTGTCTCAGTGCCGTGATTTCGTAGGCAGCTCACAGCTCTGGGGTCTGGCGCCCGGCCCACGTTCCAGTCAGAAACAGCGCCACTGTCAATCACCCACTGGAACACAAAACACACGTGTGCTCCTTCAAGTTCAAGTGCGGTACCTGCCGGGCAACGTGACTCATGGGGACGCCGTGCTTCTTCATGCAGCTCTGCCCTCGGTAGTCAGGAGGGTTTCCTATCTCGTAGGTGGAGGTCGCTGCACTGTCTATTCTCCACTGCAGGGAGAGAGGACATTTCTCAGTCTCCTGACCCAGAGAGGCCGATTCCAGACGCACGGCACGTACCTTATCGGAGACATTTTGATCCGTGACCAGTTTTCTGAAAACGGCTTCCGCGATGGGGGACCGACAGATGTTACCTTGAAGAaagaggggagcagagggtgcACGTCAGGTCTGAGGCAGCGCAGGGACCCAGTGCCGGCACAGGGGGTCCCCGGCCGCTTCACACACGGGAGGGGGGGCAGCACAGGGACAGCATGTGTGCGGATGCCGCCGCCCTGCCCGTCGTGTGGGGGCCTGTGAGGGACAGCTGGCCACACCCACGGCCAATGTACAAATGACAAAGAATTGCCACCAAGTCACCGTCTCCAGGTTGCCGTCGATGACCCCAACGCGGGCCGTGAAATCAATGAGGTGGGTTGTAACCAAccctttctttttaatcctcacctgaggatacttctttcattgcttttagagagagagggagagagaagcatcagccggttgcctcccacacgcggCCCGGCCAGGGACTGAACACGCAGCCCTTCCTCTGCAGGACAACACTGCAGCCCGCTAGGCCACGCTGGCCAGAGCCGTAACGGACCAATTCTAAAATGAAATACAACAGAGTTCAAAGCGATGTGTTTTCAAGTATGTTGCATGAAACAGGGATTACTGCTATTTCATAAAATACACACCAACGTACTTGGGCGTAAGAGCGGTCAACACAAACCTCCTCACAATCTGCACGAAGTCTTTGCTCACGTGCTGTGGGCTCCGGAGTCGCCCGAGTCACAGATGTGGCCTCCAGGCCGCCACGCAGGGACCGCCAGGGCCATCCTCACCTCAGACCAGCGGGCTACAAGTTCAGGAGTCCCACAGGTTCACTCATCCTCTAGAACAGGGGGGTCAAACTCACTGTCGCTGGGGTCCACAGAggcctcctggttgccttcaaagggccgaatgtcattttaggactgcataaatgtaactactccttaactaggggcaaggagctccacactgccgccaggtagaaacaaggtgccgggccagataaaacaaggtggggggccggattcggcccgagggccttgtgtttgccacctgtgctgtaggaCTCACAGCATCAGGAGAACGCTGTACTTGCGACTAGTTGTGTTGTAACAAAAAGACACAACGCAGAACCAGCCAGAGTAGGAGAGCAGACAGCAGAGCCTGGAAGAGCCCCCAACAGAGTGTGTTCTGGTGCTGAGGGAAGCACCCCGCTCCCGGGACCCAAGAGTGACAACACTGAGCCCCGGATGCTCCCAAGGGCCCGGAGGCTGGCGGGCCTGGGTCTCCCTAAGTGGGCATGACTGACTGGATGAGGAGCCAGGGCTGGACTCTGCCTCTAGTGGCCCCACGGCTGGGTGGCACCTGGGCCCACGCAGGGCGGGGCCCTCCCTGAAGAACAAGACTCCTCCAGGAGCCAGGACCACAGCCAGACCTTTCACCAGCTGGGGCCCAATTCCGTACTGCACAGGAGAaaagataaaagacataaaatcttCCATCCAATTATCCCTATCATGTGCCTAGCAATGTACTTACGGGAGATACAGAGTTAGTTACAATCAAGACaagaaaatagacaggaatgAACCTCAAATGCTCTCGAGAAGCTAGTTTGTGCGGAGAAGTTTTTCCGTTTCACGTCctaattttttattagtttttaaaacaggtaccactattttaattattgaattttaatgaCACCACTTCCTATGGTGGTGTCATCATTTTACTTATCACCATATTCCTGGGAAGCCTTTTAACAGCAACCGCTTTTCCAAATTAAGACAACAGTTATTATTTTGGAACTCTAGAATAACAGATGCCTAATACCTCAGCCCCTAAAGATACAATAAAGAGACCCCTTTACAAAGATGTATGATTAACTATAAAATAACAGCTTAGTTTTCCCACAACAAGACAAAAGTATGGACGATTTACTGCCTTAAGGCTAAGACAAATTTATCCACATTTTCTGCAGATGGTTATATTTGGAGCAAGAAGATGTGTGTATAAGtatagataggaaaaaaaaaaaaactgccataAAGATCAGAAGGCCTACTGCCTAAAGATCAACAGATAAGGAATGCTTGCTCTAACCTTCCCTGTTGAGTGCCAGCAAGCACATCCCCAAGTCCAAGTGCCTTCAGGGAAACACAGCGCTCCAGGTGCGCGTACAGAGAAGCTGTGAAACTTAAAACATCGTGGTcagatttctttagaaaaaatttCAATCCGTGAAATCTGAACAAACTGCAACTTTGTTTTTCCACACTAGACAGCATAACACGGGCTTATCCCACACTTGCATTTCAAGAACAGAGACTCAGAAAAAAACGAAATTCTCCAAGGGCAGGagctgtgtctgtctgtccaccaACTGTGCTGGCTGTGGCCGGCTACCTCACAAGAACATAAACACTTGTAAtcctgggaaaggaaggagtacGGGTCAGTGAAAAGCACTGGGCACATCACACCTCAGTCTGAACAAGGTCCACACAAACGCTCTGAAGGGTCGCAGAGCCCCCACTGACCTGCAGGCACCAGGAGCTGGCATTCCCGGCCCCTCGCCCCCCAGAACCCTCACCCCCGACCTGCTGTGGCCACTCGCTCCTCCTCAGCGTCCTCTGCAGCCCCCGCCCCGCTCGTCTAATCTCGACACAGCAGCCGCCAGAATCCTCCCCAGGCGTCTCCCGCTTCGGCAGACCTGTCCCTCTGGGGCCCTAAGACAGAGGTCCAAAAACGCGGCCCGCGGGCCACCATCTCTGTGTACAGCCCAGGGAGATAAGAATAATTTTCGCATTTTTAagtagacaaaaaaaaacccctcaaaactaGAGTAACACCTCGCGACATGAGAAAATTATATAGAATTCAAATCCCCGTGTCCATAAAGTTCTGCTGGAACAGCCAAGCTTAACCCTTTATGTGTTAGGGCCTGCAAAGCACAAAATGCTTATTCTCTGGCCTCTTACGGGAACTCTGCAGACTCCTGGCCCAGGGCACCCGAGGGGCACAAGGAAGTAATTCCCCTGCGCACTGAGAGTGGTCCATCCATGAGCAGTGAGAAAAGTCACTCCAGCTGCCTTCCAGCAATTAGGTACTGGCGAGGGCTGCTTACGCAGAGATCTGGAGAATTAGATCTCCTGGTTTGGCTTTTTCTACCTGAAAATCCAAAACCTCGCGGCGCATCTGCCTTTAGCACAGATTCAGGTAAGCGCGAGGGCACCGCAACCCGCCGGCAAAGCTGTCAGCGGGCTGAGGGTGCAGGAGACCTCTCAGCAACTTCAGGTCTCCCCATCCCGGGGCTGGAGGGATTCCAGCAGATGCACTGGAAAGGGTCCTGGCCCGGAGGTGCACAGGGGAGGCAGACCAGAGCAGGGGCTCGCCAAGCAGAGCGCACCGGCTCCCGGCGCGGCGCAGAGGGGGAGCTAGGGAACCCCCGCTCACCCTCTGGGCCCGCGTCCCGGCCCAGAGGCATATCCTAGGGAGCACaggccctccccaacccccaggaaaGTCAGATCGGGGCTAGATCAGCGCATCTCACCCAGACAAACGAAGAGCACCGACTTCGGCACCTGCTCTGCCATCTTCCCGCGAAAATACGCAGGCGCCCACTGCCCGCGACCGAAAGTTCGTGGCACAGCGCGTGCGCAGTCTGAGCAACCCGCCCCGCGCGCCTGCGCTGTCCGACTTTAGAGTCGGCCCACGGGCAAGCCTACGGGTCTCGCGCTTGCGCAGTGAGGCACAAGCGACCCACCGGAGGCGGGGCCGAGTCGCTTGGAGGTGGGGGGccgggggaaggggaggagtgaGGGCGGAGCGGGCAGCACCGGGGtgaagggaggctgggagggactCCGGGACCTAGCGTGGGAGGCGGGGTAGTGAGTCACCTGGAGGgcgggtgaggggtggggagaggcttcGGAGTGGGGCGGACTTAGGTCAGGCCTCTGGGGAGCGGCcacctgagggtgggggagggcgccGGCCCGAGTTCGGGGCAAAAGGTGGGACTGCCGGTGCTGCGGAGCGTTACCGGAGGGGCGGGGTCCTGAGCGGGTCAAGTGGACGCCTCCCCACCAACACCTGGGCCTCGTGGCCGGAACCTGAGGCTGTGGGAGTCAGGGTCGAGCGGGGTCCGCACACGACCACGGGCCCAACACCCCGCTCCGACCCCGCGACCCCGATCGGAACCGTGGCGCACAACCGTCCGCTCTGCGACCGGGACTGTCAGCCTGGGCGGTCTCAATTCTAAAAACGTGGGATGCACTAGAGGCCACCTAGGGACGGAGTCGGGCACAGGCTTCCCCAGATGCCACCCCAGGGTCGAGctcccctgccctactcaccTGTCTCAGGTGCGCGCCGCGGGGCGGTCCCTGCgcggggaggaggggcggggaggagcgCGCCCTTCCTCTTCCTGGCTGGGCGTCGGCGGCTCGAGGGGCGCGGGAGCTGGCCGGCTGGGGTCACAAGTGAGTACCGGCGTCGGCCAGGCCGCCGAGACTGTCTGGAGTCGCGACCTCCTCCTTCCGCTTCGGAAAAGTTTTGCTAGAGGGGGCCGGAGGGACGACGCGTCCCGGGCCCTCCGCGTGGCGCGTCCACTGACGCTACCGATCGCGAACTGTCACAAGCTCGGGGCGACGGCGCCTCGGTGCCCGCACCACAGCGCCTTTGATGCGGGCCTCGTCCCAGGTGTTCCGACTCACAGAATAGTTCTTCCTACAGTGTTCA from the Desmodus rotundus isolate HL8 chromosome 5, HLdesRot8A.1, whole genome shotgun sequence genome contains:
- the ACP1 gene encoding low molecular weight phosphotyrosine protein phosphatase isoform X2, with the translated sequence MAEQVPKSVLFVCLGNICRSPIAEAVFRKLVTDQNVSDKWVIDSGAVSDWNVGRAPDPRAVSCLRNHGTETAHRARQVTREDFTTFDYMLCMDESNLRDLTRKSNQVKNSKAKIELLGSYDPQKQLIIEDPYYGSESDFETVYQQCLRCCRAFLERAH
- the ACP1 gene encoding low molecular weight phosphotyrosine protein phosphatase isoform X1, which translates into the protein MAEQVPKSVLFVCLGNICRSPIAEAVFRKLVTDQNVSDKWRIDSAATSTYEIGNPPDYRGQSCMKKHGVPMSHVARQVTREDFTTFDYMLCMDESNLRDLTRKSNQVKNSKAKIELLGSYDPQKQLIIEDPYYGSESDFETVYQQCLRCCRAFLERAH